One part of the Polycyclovorans algicola TG408 genome encodes these proteins:
- a CDS encoding type I polyketide synthase, whose translation MAEPLGIAIVGMSGVYAGARDVRAYWQNILDKRYCVTEAPEAWSRGVLDAQGKAGNRVYTAQGGWLHELAEFDPREFGVMPNTVDGREPDHFLALKQSRDALKDSGYLDKPFNHERAGIILGRGNNTNRGAANLIAHGNEIDQMVDIVAKVRPDFSDTELEALREGLRAQLPPFNPEMLPGLIPNVTTGIIANRLDLMGPNCIVDAACASSLVALEQACRELQLGRCDLMLSGGVHAQTPPHSYMIFSQINALSRERIRPFDAAGTGTLLGEGCGIVVLKRLDDAERDGDRIYAVIKGIGVGSDGKAKGLFAPRMEGQVVALRRAYDGSGIHPDSIGLIEAHATGIPLGDRTEIQSLTQVFGPRRGLPGVALGSVKSQISHAIPASGAASLIKTSLALHHKVLPPMLCDTPHPALALENTPFYINNEARPWVHDPRQPRRAGVNAFGFGGINAHVVLEEHRPKGRAVRVPVLHAPSSGELVMIAAVDLPSLRARIENLQARLALKPIPALAAVAAATAAEAHGEHRLAIVASDIDDLAKKLEQALAKLAGDAPAPFKTRGGLFYGFGAAPGKVCMLFPGEGAQYPNMLADVCVQFPQAREWFDFLEGTTIPGQRLSRMPVLFPPPTTLDDAQRAELDARLFEMDIASESVFAASLALFDVLTAVGLRADAMLGHSTGENTALTAARVRRYSDRSELADTVRDLNQLFQKLEADGAIAEGVLLTIGGLRPDARARLFAGAGADYVIAMDNCPNQVVVFGQKPALDALRARLVDDSAICAELPFGRAYHTALFKPIAEAYRDYFSQVDFGPGDATLYSACSAAPFPAEADAIRGLVADQWDHPVRFVETVQRLYEDGVRVFIEVGPSGNLTSFVGDTLRGKADALVVASNSRRKSGLGQLQQALGQLFAAGVPMQPGGLFAHRDVPAVPAPSDAVAPRLNLMMPRLQWPEHLAVPPLPIPANPSAATAAAVEKPSQTTAPTDPRSAALQTHFALMQSFLDSQARVLGLVSGNAVAAATQTTATPPPASYPLLGTTVDEHSADKLVLHHTLTVSHDAFLADHTLGSAPSLHNDRLKPIAVVPFTFSMEMLAEGAHRLLGRAELKLVAIDQSRGSRWLSLDRGDLALRLVLERQDSPAGAPIVRGRLYWVDAKAPGGGLMVFEALLHFAAHYDAAPPALGWSDGDGRPANRNPDARLYRNGMFHGPRLQGVKHLRRWSDSAIEADLEVLATGDYFAGTPAPCFQFDAALLDAAGQLAGYWLSEKFGWGFNCFPFQVDQCRVFSAPPPAGTRVLCRMNIALDGDQRLRCDFDLVDAAGSLLMRIEGWKDRVFNVPQRLYDFRLQPSAAFLSEPWLRESVDAATELRRVNAFDNAFLDEGGGIWKRMLAHLVLTDAERNQFYGLSDRGPRREEWLLGRIAAKDALREWAFHQHRLTLACADIELSADARPQARAPGHPALRLPPISISHSQRGAVAMVGEAGAPCGLDYQRLDHIDPALLAAGGLTEREQTLLTRFKGEALTRATVALWCAKEAAAKSGGLGFAGKPRDWVVGHLGDGDTPATAAVLHDAVRYEIELRYPGPTEVVALCRRAQSTPLAANI comes from the coding sequence GTGGCTGAACCTCTGGGCATTGCCATCGTCGGCATGTCCGGCGTCTATGCCGGTGCCCGTGATGTACGGGCCTACTGGCAGAACATTCTCGACAAGCGCTATTGCGTGACCGAGGCGCCCGAGGCCTGGTCGCGCGGCGTGCTCGACGCCCAGGGCAAGGCCGGCAACCGCGTCTACACCGCGCAGGGCGGTTGGCTGCACGAGCTGGCCGAGTTCGACCCGCGCGAGTTCGGCGTCATGCCCAACACCGTCGATGGCCGTGAGCCCGATCACTTTTTGGCACTGAAGCAGTCGCGCGATGCGCTCAAAGACAGCGGCTATCTCGACAAGCCGTTCAACCACGAGCGTGCCGGCATCATTCTGGGGCGCGGCAACAACACCAACCGCGGCGCCGCCAACCTGATCGCCCACGGCAACGAGATCGACCAGATGGTCGACATCGTCGCCAAGGTCCGTCCCGACTTCAGCGACACCGAACTGGAGGCACTGCGCGAAGGGCTGCGCGCCCAATTGCCGCCGTTCAACCCGGAAATGTTGCCGGGGCTGATCCCCAACGTCACCACCGGCATCATTGCCAACCGGCTCGATTTGATGGGGCCCAACTGCATTGTCGATGCCGCCTGCGCCTCATCCTTGGTGGCACTGGAACAGGCCTGCCGCGAGCTGCAACTCGGCCGCTGCGACCTGATGCTTTCGGGCGGCGTGCACGCGCAGACGCCGCCGCACAGCTACATGATTTTTTCGCAGATCAACGCGCTGTCACGCGAGCGCATTCGCCCCTTCGACGCGGCCGGCACCGGCACCCTGCTGGGCGAGGGCTGCGGCATCGTCGTGCTCAAGCGTCTTGATGATGCCGAGCGCGACGGCGACCGCATCTATGCGGTCATCAAGGGCATCGGCGTCGGCAGTGACGGCAAGGCCAAGGGCTTGTTCGCCCCGCGCATGGAAGGCCAGGTCGTGGCCCTGCGCCGCGCCTACGACGGCAGCGGCATCCACCCCGACAGCATCGGCCTGATCGAAGCGCACGCCACCGGCATTCCGCTGGGGGATCGCACCGAGATCCAGTCGCTGACCCAGGTGTTCGGTCCACGTCGCGGCCTGCCGGGTGTGGCGCTGGGTTCGGTGAAAAGCCAGATCAGCCACGCCATTCCGGCCTCCGGTGCCGCCAGCCTGATCAAGACCAGCCTGGCCCTGCACCACAAGGTGCTGCCGCCGATGCTCTGCGACACGCCGCACCCGGCGCTGGCGCTGGAAAACACGCCGTTCTACATCAACAACGAGGCGCGGCCCTGGGTGCATGACCCACGCCAGCCTCGCCGCGCGGGCGTCAACGCCTTCGGCTTCGGCGGCATCAACGCCCATGTGGTGCTGGAAGAACATCGGCCCAAAGGTCGCGCGGTTCGCGTGCCGGTGCTGCACGCGCCCAGCAGCGGCGAGCTGGTGATGATCGCCGCCGTGGATCTGCCGTCGCTGCGTGCCCGCATTGAGAACCTACAGGCGCGCCTGGCGCTGAAACCCATTCCGGCCCTGGCCGCCGTCGCGGCCGCCACCGCAGCCGAAGCACACGGCGAGCACCGGCTGGCCATTGTCGCCAGCGACATCGACGATCTGGCCAAGAAGCTCGAACAGGCGCTGGCCAAACTGGCCGGTGACGCCCCGGCGCCGTTCAAGACGCGCGGCGGTCTGTTCTATGGCTTTGGCGCCGCGCCCGGCAAGGTGTGCATGCTGTTCCCCGGTGAGGGCGCGCAGTACCCGAACATGCTGGCCGATGTCTGCGTGCAGTTTCCACAGGCGCGCGAGTGGTTCGATTTTCTTGAAGGCACGACCATCCCCGGCCAGCGCCTGAGCCGCATGCCGGTGCTGTTTCCGCCGCCAACGACCCTGGACGACGCACAGCGCGCCGAACTCGATGCCCGCTTGTTCGAGATGGACATCGCCTCTGAATCGGTGTTCGCCGCCAGCCTGGCGCTGTTCGATGTGCTGACCGCCGTCGGCCTGCGCGCCGACGCCATGCTCGGCCATTCCACCGGCGAAAACACCGCGCTCACCGCCGCCCGCGTGCGCCGCTACAGCGACCGCAGTGAGCTCGCCGACACGGTGCGCGACCTCAACCAGTTGTTCCAGAAACTCGAAGCCGACGGCGCCATTGCCGAAGGCGTGCTGCTGACCATCGGCGGCCTGCGCCCCGATGCACGCGCGCGTCTGTTTGCCGGCGCGGGCGCCGACTACGTCATCGCCATGGACAACTGCCCCAACCAGGTGGTGGTGTTTGGCCAAAAGCCGGCCTTGGACGCGCTGCGCGCCCGACTGGTCGACGACAGCGCCATCTGCGCCGAACTGCCGTTTGGTCGCGCCTATCACACCGCCTTGTTCAAGCCCATCGCCGAGGCGTATCGCGACTATTTCAGCCAGGTGGATTTCGGCCCCGGCGACGCCACCCTGTACAGCGCCTGCAGCGCGGCGCCGTTTCCGGCCGAGGCCGACGCCATTCGCGGGCTGGTCGCGGACCAGTGGGACCACCCGGTGCGCTTCGTCGAAACCGTGCAGCGTCTCTATGAGGATGGCGTGCGCGTGTTCATCGAAGTCGGCCCCAGCGGCAACCTGACGTCATTTGTCGGTGACACCTTGCGCGGCAAGGCCGACGCGTTGGTGGTGGCCAGCAACAGCCGCCGTAAATCCGGCCTCGGCCAGTTGCAGCAGGCCTTGGGCCAGTTGTTTGCCGCCGGTGTGCCGATGCAGCCTGGCGGCCTGTTCGCGCATCGCGATGTGCCGGCGGTGCCGGCGCCCAGCGACGCCGTCGCGCCGCGCCTGAACCTGATGATGCCGCGCCTGCAATGGCCGGAACATCTGGCGGTGCCACCGCTGCCCATTCCCGCAAACCCCAGCGCAGCGACTGCCGCAGCCGTTGAAAAGCCCTCGCAGACCACAGCCCCCACCGACCCACGCAGCGCGGCCCTGCAAACCCATTTCGCGCTCATGCAGTCGTTCCTCGACTCCCAGGCCCGGGTGCTGGGGCTGGTGTCCGGCAACGCGGTCGCTGCGGCGACGCAGACCACGGCGACACCGCCACCAGCGAGCTATCCGCTGCTGGGCACGACGGTCGATGAGCACAGCGCCGACAAGCTGGTGCTGCACCACACACTGACCGTGTCGCACGACGCATTTCTGGCCGATCACACCCTCGGCAGCGCACCGAGTCTGCACAACGACCGCTTGAAACCCATTGCCGTCGTGCCGTTCACCTTCAGCATGGAAATGCTGGCCGAAGGCGCGCACCGACTGTTGGGCCGCGCGGAGTTGAAGCTCGTCGCCATCGACCAGTCGCGCGGCAGCCGCTGGCTGTCGCTGGACCGTGGCGATCTGGCCCTGCGCCTGGTGCTGGAACGCCAGGACAGCCCCGCCGGCGCGCCCATCGTGCGCGGCCGTCTTTACTGGGTCGACGCCAAAGCACCCGGTGGCGGGCTGATGGTGTTCGAGGCGCTGCTGCACTTCGCCGCGCACTACGACGCCGCGCCGCCTGCCCTGGGCTGGAGCGACGGCGATGGCCGCCCGGCGAACCGCAACCCCGATGCGCGGCTGTATCGCAACGGCATGTTCCACGGCCCACGCCTGCAGGGCGTGAAGCACCTGCGCCGCTGGTCCGACAGCGCCATCGAGGCCGATCTTGAGGTGCTGGCCACCGGCGACTATTTCGCCGGTACGCCGGCGCCGTGCTTCCAGTTCGACGCCGCCCTGCTCGATGCCGCCGGGCAATTGGCCGGCTATTGGTTGTCGGAGAAATTCGGCTGGGGGTTCAACTGCTTTCCGTTCCAGGTGGACCAGTGCCGCGTGTTCAGCGCGCCACCGCCGGCCGGTACGCGGGTGTTGTGCCGCATGAACATTGCATTGGATGGCGACCAGCGGCTGCGCTGCGACTTCGACCTGGTCGATGCCGCAGGCTCGCTGCTGATGCGTATCGAAGGCTGGAAAGACCGGGTCTTCAACGTGCCGCAGCGGCTTTACGACTTCCGCCTGCAGCCGTCGGCGGCATTTCTGTCGGAGCCCTGGCTGCGCGAGTCGGTGGACGCCGCCACCGAACTGCGGCGGGTCAATGCCTTCGACAACGCCTTTCTCGACGAAGGCGGCGGCATCTGGAAGCGGATGCTGGCCCACCTGGTGCTGACCGACGCCGAGCGCAACCAGTTTTACGGCCTGTCGGACCGCGGACCGCGCCGCGAGGAATGGCTGCTGGGCCGCATCGCCGCCAAGGACGCGCTGCGCGAATGGGCGTTTCACCAGCACCGGCTGACCCTGGCCTGCGCCGACATCGAACTCAGTGCCGATGCGCGTCCGCAGGCCCGTGCGCCAGGACACCCCGCGCTGCGTCTGCCGCCGATCTCGATCAGCCACAGCCAGCGCGGCGCCGTTGCCATGGTGGGTGAAGCGGGCGCGCCCTGCGGGCTGGACTACCAACGTCTCGACCACATCGACCCGGCGCTGCTGGCTGCAGGTGGATTGACCGAGCGCGAGCAAACCCTGCTCACCCGCTTCAAGGGCGAGGCGCTGACCCGCGCCACCGTGGCGCTGTGGTGCGCCAAGGAAGCGGCTGCCAAGTCCGGTGGCCTGGGTTTTGCAGGCAAACCACGCGACTGGGTGGTTGGCCATCTGGGCGACGGTGACACACCCGCCACCGCCGCCGTGCTACACGACGCCGTTCGCTACGAGATTGAACTGCGCTATCCGGGGCCGACCGAGGTGGTCGCCCTGTGCCGCCGGGCACAGTCGACCCCTTTGGCCGCCAACATCTGA
- a CDS encoding alkaline phosphatase family protein: MTSTLFIGLDGCTFTVLNEMVRDLPGEGITMPFMKKVLENGVRAKLRSTPNPLTPPAWCSIMTGKNPGAHGVFDFIRAEDKGGEVFWTLYDARDVDTEMIWSIASRKKKTVAALNFPLTAPPPDVNGAIIPGFIPAKHLRRNTHPRELFERLKQNLPDFKPKELAWDFDNEKQALEALSPEDTANWVRYHLPREEQWFKVAEYVLQNDKPDLMAVMFDGVDKIQHQAWPWLDPELLTENREGHDKAMREVCREYFSNLDRYIERLVTLAGPDAQVFFASDHGFTASTDVLRINSFLADLGYLTWAKNDGSEQALRREASDFANLDWSKTTAYCRTPSSNGIHIRVAEKPGDPGIDAKDYETFRDKLIADLKTLKHPESGEPFVADVLKREEWFPGPHMKEACDLTLVLHDHGFVSIRDLKPALIKRDIPVGTHHPDGIFLAYGHGIAPVGEVPLQQIVDVCPTLLHSLGLSIPSDIEGKVSEPFFDAEWLAAHPVRQGAKTRPVASRAPTEEMDAEERKQMIEQLQMLGYME, from the coding sequence ATGACTTCAACACTGTTCATCGGCCTTGATGGCTGCACCTTCACCGTTCTCAACGAGATGGTCCGCGATCTGCCCGGCGAAGGCATCACCATGCCGTTCATGAAAAAGGTGCTGGAAAACGGCGTGCGCGCCAAGCTGCGCTCCACGCCCAATCCGCTGACGCCGCCCGCCTGGTGCTCGATCATGACCGGCAAGAATCCCGGCGCCCACGGGGTGTTCGACTTCATCCGTGCCGAAGACAAGGGCGGCGAAGTGTTCTGGACGCTCTACGACGCGCGCGATGTCGACACCGAAATGATCTGGTCGATCGCCAGCCGCAAGAAGAAGACCGTGGCCGCGCTCAACTTTCCGCTGACGGCGCCGCCGCCGGACGTGAACGGCGCCATCATTCCCGGCTTCATTCCCGCCAAGCACCTGCGTCGCAACACGCATCCGCGCGAACTGTTCGAGCGCCTCAAGCAGAACCTGCCCGACTTCAAGCCCAAAGAGCTGGCCTGGGACTTCGACAACGAAAAGCAGGCGCTGGAAGCCCTGTCGCCCGAAGACACGGCCAACTGGGTGCGCTACCACCTGCCGCGCGAGGAACAGTGGTTCAAGGTGGCCGAGTACGTGCTGCAAAACGACAAGCCCGACCTGATGGCGGTGATGTTCGACGGCGTCGACAAAATTCAGCACCAGGCCTGGCCGTGGCTGGACCCGGAACTGCTCACCGAAAACCGCGAAGGGCACGACAAGGCGATGCGCGAAGTCTGCCGCGAGTACTTCTCCAACCTCGACCGCTACATCGAGCGACTGGTGACCCTGGCCGGGCCGGACGCGCAGGTGTTCTTCGCTTCCGATCACGGCTTCACCGCCAGCACCGACGTGCTGCGCATCAACAGCTTTTTGGCCGATCTGGGCTACCTCACCTGGGCCAAGAACGACGGCTCGGAGCAAGCGCTGCGCCGCGAGGCCAGCGACTTTGCCAACCTCGACTGGTCGAAGACCACCGCCTATTGCCGCACGCCTTCATCCAACGGCATTCACATTCGTGTGGCCGAAAAGCCCGGTGATCCGGGGATCGACGCCAAAGATTACGAGACCTTCCGCGACAAGCTCATCGCCGACCTGAAAACCCTGAAGCACCCGGAGTCAGGCGAGCCGTTCGTCGCCGATGTGCTCAAGCGCGAAGAGTGGTTCCCCGGCCCGCACATGAAAGAAGCCTGCGACCTCACCCTGGTGCTGCACGACCACGGCTTCGTCTCGATTCGTGACCTCAAGCCGGCGCTGATCAAGCGCGACATTCCGGTGGGCACGCACCATCCGGACGGTATTTTCCTGGCCTACGGCCACGGCATCGCGCCGGTGGGCGAGGTGCCGCTGCAGCAGATTGTCGATGTCTGCCCGACCCTGCTCCACAGCCTCGGCCTGAGCATTCCGTCCGACATCGAAGGCAAGGTGTCTGAGCCCTTCTTCGACGCCGAGTGGCTGGCCGCTCACCCGGTGCGCCAAGGCGCCAAGACCCGGCCGGTGGCCTCGCGCGCACCCACCGAGGAAATGGACGCCGAAGAACGCAAGCAAATGATCGAGCAGCTGCAAATGCTCGGCTACATGGAGTGA
- a CDS encoding CatB-related O-acetyltransferase yields the protein MPAITCRQDLFDHGLIAAEGAGIAGTLVYERPAWTFAHKLKDCTVGAFTFFNAGGLTSLYRVHLGRYTQIGESSIIGPPEHPMDWFSSHPFAFGRPEHLPSMYQVPEFARLAPEAQSGPSYVDGVVNDTWIEHEAYIGAGSFVKRGVRVGIGACVGARSVVTRDIPAYAIAIGSPARVLRLRFSEAIVERLLALAWWQYDLAPWKAQVDWSQVEATLDFLEQQKADGRLQDLNPETWALTRSGAALTIERRAQSLF from the coding sequence ATGCCCGCCATCACCTGCCGCCAGGACCTGTTTGATCACGGCCTGATTGCGGCCGAGGGCGCGGGCATTGCGGGCACGCTGGTCTACGAGCGTCCGGCCTGGACCTTCGCGCACAAGCTGAAGGACTGCACCGTGGGTGCCTTCACCTTCTTCAATGCCGGCGGACTCACCAGCCTGTACCGGGTGCACCTTGGGCGTTACACGCAGATCGGCGAGTCGTCGATCATCGGCCCGCCCGAGCACCCGATGGACTGGTTCAGTTCACACCCGTTCGCCTTCGGCCGCCCCGAACACCTGCCGAGCATGTATCAGGTGCCCGAGTTCGCGCGGCTGGCGCCCGAGGCGCAATCCGGCCCGTCGTACGTCGACGGCGTGGTCAACGACACCTGGATTGAGCACGAGGCCTACATCGGCGCCGGCAGCTTCGTGAAGCGCGGCGTGCGGGTCGGCATAGGCGCCTGTGTCGGCGCGCGCAGCGTGGTCACGCGCGACATCCCGGCTTACGCCATCGCCATCGGCAGCCCGGCGCGGGTGCTGCGCCTGCGTTTCAGCGAGGCCATCGTCGAACGCCTGCTGGCCCTGGCGTGGTGGCAGTACGATCTGGCGCCGTGGAAGGCACAGGTCGACTGGTCGCAGGTCGAGGCGACCCTGGATTTTCTCGAACAACAGAAGGCCGACGGCCGGCTGCAAGATCTCAACCCCGAGACCTGGGCGCTGACGCGAAGCGGCGCCGCACTGACCATCGAACGCCGTGCGCAATCCCTTTTTTAG
- a CDS encoding acyl carrier protein, whose translation MTTADALIQPLITLLEDFTQDWDHDTEGAMSGDTKLLADLGFESIDIIQLTVALEETFGLRKVPFDKLLMQDGRYVDDLSIRQIATFLQRFVNA comes from the coding sequence ATGACCACGGCTGATGCCCTGATCCAACCGCTGATCACCCTGCTGGAAGATTTCACCCAGGACTGGGACCACGACACCGAGGGTGCGATGAGCGGCGACACCAAACTGTTGGCCGATCTTGGCTTCGAGTCCATCGACATCATCCAGCTCACCGTTGCGCTGGAAGAAACCTTTGGCCTGCGCAAGGTGCCGTTCGACAAGCTGCTGATGCAGGACGGTCGTTATGTCGACGACCTGTCGATTCGCCAGATCGCCACCTTTCTGCAGCGCTTCGTCAACGCCTGA
- a CDS encoding alpha/beta fold hydrolase: protein MAYADLNGTRIAWQQMGSGPDLVLVHGLAASRAFWFAHAMQLREHYTVTLFDLPGHGYSDRPASGYDSLSLGRLLLELMDTLEITEASLVGHSYGGAACIEAAVLAPQRVNGLALLDVRSLRIQPTMRMSDVAQFTPFETEIAADTRVDWSQETQAGVRFLEMAARHRVEGRLSRAGDPVIPFAEGRGALKGAKQWLALLDETDARNGFNLPGATLAQLQQISLPTLLMYADHSRCLTTGEALQRLWPQSRYELIEDAGHFFPMTHAGHVSQSLMNWATDVYPMKAL, encoded by the coding sequence GTGGCCTACGCAGACCTCAACGGCACAAGGATCGCCTGGCAGCAGATGGGCAGCGGCCCCGACCTGGTGCTGGTCCACGGCCTGGCGGCGAGTCGCGCCTTCTGGTTCGCCCACGCGATGCAACTGCGCGAGCACTACACCGTCACTCTGTTCGATCTGCCCGGCCACGGCTACAGCGACCGTCCCGCCAGCGGCTACGACAGCTTGTCGCTGGGCCGTCTGCTGCTGGAGTTGATGGACACGCTGGAGATCACCGAAGCCAGCCTGGTGGGACACAGCTACGGCGGTGCCGCCTGCATCGAAGCTGCGGTGCTGGCGCCGCAGCGGGTCAACGGGCTGGCGCTGCTGGACGTGCGCAGCCTGCGCATACAGCCCACCATGCGCATGAGCGACGTCGCGCAATTCACGCCGTTCGAAACCGAAATTGCCGCCGACACCCGTGTCGACTGGTCGCAGGAAACCCAGGCCGGCGTCCGCTTTCTCGAAATGGCCGCACGGCACCGCGTCGAGGGCCGGCTGTCGCGGGCGGGGGACCCGGTCATTCCCTTTGCCGAAGGTCGCGGCGCGCTCAAGGGCGCCAAACAATGGCTGGCGCTGCTGGACGAAACCGACGCCCGCAACGGCTTCAACCTGCCGGGCGCGACCCTGGCGCAACTGCAGCAGATCAGCTTGCCCACGCTGCTGATGTACGCCGATCACAGCCGCTGCCTGACCACCGGAGAAGCCCTGCAGCGCCTGTGGCCGCAGAGCCGCTACGAACTGATCGAGGATGCCGGACATTTCTTTCCGATGACCCACGCTGGTCATGTCAGCCAAAGCCTGATGAACTGGGCAACCGATGTTTACCCGATGAAGGCCCTGTAA
- a CDS encoding alpha/beta hydrolase family esterase, with product MKKILPLIAAALLAACQAPPAKADDANVTQLTLEHGGQTRSYEVFVPPQHRDNLKGLVVALHGGLGTGAIMAGQSGFNAAATRHGFAVAYPDGVGRAWNAGTCCGKTAERKVDDVGFIAALVTAERARLKLSANQVFGTGFSNGAMLLHRIVCEAPGTFAAIAPVSGGPMFEKCAQPKPVAALFIQGREDKRIPWDGGVFDGTLRLSMANVVDQFAGRNGCKAEATVVREETGLKCQKRVGCKSKVEWCGVDKVGHQWPGGKAYAPRLLGPNTERFNASEGIALFFKAQLAN from the coding sequence ATGAAAAAAATCTTGCCATTGATTGCTGCCGCGCTGCTGGCCGCCTGCCAAGCGCCGCCCGCAAAGGCCGATGACGCCAATGTCACCCAACTAACCCTCGAACACGGCGGCCAGACCCGCAGCTACGAAGTGTTCGTGCCGCCGCAGCATCGCGACAACCTCAAAGGCCTGGTCGTGGCCCTGCACGGCGGCCTCGGCACCGGCGCCATCATGGCCGGACAAAGCGGCTTCAACGCCGCCGCCACCCGCCACGGCTTCGCGGTGGCCTATCCCGATGGCGTGGGTCGCGCCTGGAACGCCGGCACCTGCTGCGGCAAAACCGCCGAACGCAAAGTTGATGACGTGGGCTTCATCGCCGCCCTGGTGACCGCCGAGCGCGCCCGCCTCAAGCTCTCGGCCAACCAGGTTTTCGGCACCGGCTTTTCCAACGGCGCCATGCTGCTGCACCGCATCGTCTGTGAAGCGCCCGGCACCTTTGCCGCCATTGCCCCGGTTTCCGGCGGGCCGATGTTCGAGAAATGCGCGCAGCCCAAGCCGGTCGCCGCGCTGTTCATCCAAGGGCGTGAAGACAAGCGCATCCCCTGGGACGGCGGCGTGTTCGACGGCACCCTGCGGCTGAGCATGGCCAACGTGGTCGACCAGTTCGCCGGCCGTAACGGCTGCAAGGCCGAGGCCACCGTGGTCCGCGAAGAAACCGGGTTGAAATGCCAGAAGCGTGTCGGCTGCAAATCCAAGGTGGAGTGGTGCGGCGTCGACAAGGTGGGCCATCAATGGCCGGGCGGCAAAGCCTACGCGCCGCGTCTGCTCGGGCCCAACACCGAACGCTTCAACGCCTCTGAAGGCATTGCGCTGTTCTTCAAAGCTCAACTCGCCAATTGA
- a CDS encoding TolC family protein, which produces MRLPCLLLTLVLAVPSAWAQDDGRVERSDLPTSQVPDLIDLYNQTLRISPALTGAVALSTAAEQARAAAKGQLLPQVGVFGEAAYIDERVQGDFFGVTNIDREDDFDQYVYGIGFEQAIIKPALWATLDQARLKQIQANLAEQRARSTVASELMSQYLRVLEAVEVKAASEARVNAVGRQKSQVGSRLSAGLLTRADQSQAESSASLAAVQESIAESDLASAVARLRATSQWSARSLKGLTEDFTFILPQPLDEAHWVERAGVNAYPVLQQELEVALARNELLRVQRGRWPTIDLFGSATELDASGGVEGEREQRDMRIGARARIPIFAGGSVSAAISANEARVIQAEAELSRLRTEARLLAATRYRQVVVGRSQLIALQQAVDASRAAESEFKIGFDAGTRTNADLLSATERRFFAEVELQRRRYRQLVEALELKEIAGSVGPEDVKQLNRLLVRPVAIPF; this is translated from the coding sequence ATGCGCCTGCCCTGCCTGCTATTGACCTTGGTGCTCGCGGTTCCCTCGGCCTGGGCACAGGACGACGGTCGCGTGGAACGCAGCGACCTGCCCACCTCGCAGGTTCCGGACCTGATCGACCTTTACAACCAGACCCTGCGGATCAGCCCGGCGCTCACCGGCGCCGTGGCCCTGAGTACTGCGGCCGAACAGGCGCGTGCCGCCGCCAAGGGCCAACTGCTGCCGCAGGTCGGCGTCTTCGGGGAAGCGGCCTACATCGATGAACGCGTCCAGGGCGACTTCTTCGGCGTCACCAACATTGACCGTGAAGACGACTTTGACCAGTACGTCTACGGCATCGGCTTCGAGCAGGCCATCATCAAACCGGCCTTGTGGGCGACGCTGGACCAGGCCCGGCTGAAGCAGATTCAGGCCAATCTGGCCGAGCAGCGCGCGCGCTCGACCGTGGCATCGGAGCTGATGTCGCAATACCTGCGGGTGCTGGAGGCGGTCGAGGTGAAGGCTGCCTCCGAGGCCCGTGTGAATGCCGTGGGGCGCCAGAAAAGCCAGGTTGGCAGTCGCCTGAGCGCCGGTCTGCTGACCCGGGCCGACCAGAGCCAGGCCGAGTCGTCAGCGTCGTTGGCCGCCGTGCAGGAAAGCATTGCCGAGTCCGACCTGGCCTCTGCCGTAGCGCGCCTGCGCGCCACCTCGCAGTGGAGCGCGCGCAGCCTCAAGGGCCTGACCGAAGACTTCACCTTCATCCTGCCGCAACCGCTGGACGAGGCCCACTGGGTGGAACGCGCCGGCGTCAACGCCTATCCGGTTCTGCAACAAGAGTTGGAAGTGGCGCTGGCACGCAATGAACTGCTGCGCGTGCAACGCGGGCGATGGCCCACCATCGATCTTTTTGGCTCGGCCACCGAGCTGGACGCCTCGGGCGGCGTCGAGGGCGAACGCGAGCAACGCGACATGCGCATCGGTGCCCGGGCGCGCATTCCCATTTTCGCCGGGGGCAGCGTCAGCGCCGCAATATCGGCCAACGAGGCCCGCGTCATTCAGGCCGAAGCCGAGCTGTCGCGCCTGCGCACCGAGGCGCGGCTGCTGGCCGCCACCCGCTATCGGCAGGTGGTGGTGGGCCGCAGCCAGCTCATCGCCTTGCAACAGGCGGTTGATGCCTCGCGTGCGGCCGAATCGGAATTCAAGATCGGCTTCGACGCGGGCACGCGCACCAACGCCGACCTGCTCAGCGCCACCGAGCGCCGCTTCTTTGCCGAAGTGGAACTGCAACGCCGCCGCTACCGGCAGTTGGTGGAGGCGCTGGAACTCAAGGAGATTGCCGGCTCGGTCGGCCCGGAAGACGTGAAGCAGCTCAACCGGCTGCTGGTCCGTCCTGTCGCCATTCCGTTCTGA